aataccaaaaactaagtaatcaacagtatgatgtttttgagagttttcagaaattcagaaaaaatgaaataataaataactataacaataaacaaaatgagagtgggttattagggtttcgatttccaCCAAAGTAATCAtataaactctactaatcttcCCCTTTAAAGGCCTTGACAAATAAAACTCTCATGTTAAACGGTGATTAAACCCTCGCTTCCTACTGGCTGAAATAGGCCTTTTCTAATGCAGAAGCTATGGTGAGGACATTTGGCATGACTCTATTGGTTGtaataattaaaatttggttACACTTTATTTACAACAAATTCTTAACTGTTCGTTAGTAACGGTGTAGACAAAAAAGTAGGTGAACAATACTTATGTCAGAATTTGAACTCAAATAATTTTGTTACACCGTGTTTACACCAAAACTTAACTGTACGTTACTAACACCGTCAAAGGTGGCCGACACATACATTAAAATcgttagaaaaataaataaaaaaagatcgTAAAACTCTTTGCTTCCTATTTAATTATGGAAATCGTGTTACAAAGAAAATCAGTGATTCAGCTTTTGTATACCTAATTAAGGAAATTGTGTTAGTctattagagcttctccaatggtggttgTGTGTATTTCCTAGGTGGAAACACAAATAAGACATTTTCATTCCAGTTTTTCCTTAAGTTTAGGGAGGAAAAATggttcatctccaatggtgttgtttgtgatgTTTTATGAattaaatgtaaatttttttttagtagtttttaaattttattagaGTTAAAAATTGTTATTTAATgtattaaattaaattaggtaagCCAAAGCTTTACTAGGATAGCTTGACACTGTgaaggtgaatgtctaaaacttgacattcatcttgacaatgtctaacaaaaattaaGCCGCATCATCTTTacattgatttaagaagttggggttggagaaggattttaggaaaaatgaatgtCTATCCTATATGGACCtagacatttatcttcacatatattccattggagaagctcttagtatGGAAATCGAGTTAGAAAGGAAATCAGGCAACGTAAAATCTTCTTTTCTCTAATGTCTAAACACAGATCACCAAAGATCAATCCTTAAAGGTTTTAGACAGGTGAATTGTGCCGAAAAGAAGAATTCGATGACGTTGGTCACATATGATTACTCGTATAAATTGAGTGGTGTTCTAGAGTTTGGATGGGATTAGAAGAGAATGGTTATTCACAGATTCATTGGACAGCAAGAAAACGGAAATACAAGGAAGAAAAGGAGCTGTTGCCGTTGAAGATTATGACAAACAGATTGGGTGAAAGAAGATAGTTTCAATTATCTGATGAATTATAAGTTGTAGCGAAGAAGGTTTGAATTTCCACCAAGTTTACATTGTATCTGGCAGTGTTTTGACCAAGAAAAACATGGCTAGAGATGTTTCAGAATGGTGACTTATTTTGAAGTGATTTAAAGTTTGAATTTGACTAGAAGGGTTGCAAGATCAAGGAGCAAGAAAGAGGTGTATAAAATAAGAACCTAAGCTACAGCAAGAAGACATCATGGACTACACACCAACTGCTCGAACTAATTCCCTATAGGTGAGCTTTGCTCCTCTCCAAAAGCTATAGTAGCAGCTGTTATTCAGTTCGCAGTCCATCTTTTGTACTACAGCCATCACCACCCCATCCATCACTagggaattaaaaaaaaaagaaaaaagaagattagTAACTAAAAGATCCATCCAATTCACGAGACTTAATTAGTCTGTTGGTATTGCATGTCATAAACTTTGGtgtttgtttaattttgtataaCATGAGACGGGGAAGTGCAACATCTGTTAGGTTGAGGACTTTATTGTTTGTCTAGCCGTCTAGGAGATGTTATTCAATGTTGAAAGGAATTTTCGATTAGGTAGTTGTTGTTTTATTACTTGGGGAAAGATATGTCCGAGATTCATAAGTAACAAGCTGTCATGTGGTAGATCTTTGCAAAAGTTTTGTTGTTGTCGGTAGATCTTTGCATAAAgttctgttgatgttgttgtttctcTAAGGCTTCTCAATAGTTTGTGTTCATGTACTTTATTAATTGTAGTGCTACATGCGAGTCAAAATGCAGTCTTCAGATTGGTTTAAACTTATGAGTTTGACGATCTATCCAAGAAGTTACTTAATTATTTTGTATGAATGACTGCGATATTAGTTTATGAGTTTAACCAGTACTCACTATGTATACTTTTAACCTTTTCCAACCATCTCCTTTTCAGGTCATTGGGCTCATGGTGGTAAGATTGTCGTCGAGTTGAATTTCTGTACCGAGATTTTGAAACTGCTAAGGTATTTGACATTGTATTTTAATATAGATTTTAGTTGTCAAGATAATATAATTTACCACCCATATCTACATTTCAATATTGCAATGGTGCACTGCATGTTTCGTGTAAAAAGTTTAGGTGAAACTGGAACATGTATTTTAGTCACATGTTTGCATTTAATTTATGTATGTGCGATGGTTGATATTAatgacaataaaaaaaaattatgttaccTGACGCCAATGAACTGGATGCTGACATGGTGCGTATACCTCCTTTCTAGCTCCATATATATCTACTTTGGTTCAAGATATCACTGTAAAAAATAGGTGCTTGAAAAAGGAATAATGCTAGAATGAGGAGATTGTTAAGAACGCATTCTAGGAAATTTATCCTCCCTCATGCCACTGTATTGGCAACTACGTCGTACTATtggaacaccaaatcaaaaatatatggTAAGGCCAAATCCAAAACTCATCGCCACGAGGCGGGGGAAAGTCCCGCGCAACCAAATCGAAAAtatgattaaaaagaagaaaaaagatgcccgatgcatagcacgggcacaaatctagtctctatttattactcaggacaaatttcgaaatcaatttcatgtctcggaagatgatATATTAAGTTATGAAATATAGTTTCTCTGTTGTAACTTCCTTCGCTTCTTAGGTAGTGAttataaagcattacctatcaatcctaaagcatatcacctcaagggatttaaccaaagcacgaaatatcaattgaaaagcataaataatcaagaaaaccaCATAAACAATTaatcaccaagctatatgaagagaaattactagtcaatgaattattattagagATATCATCGTAATGTTTAAACAATTAATTGGCttccatctaaaccctaacaaacgatATACCAAACCATGGAGAAAGTAAAATCAAAATCACAAAACTCTTGTTTCTCCTCTACTCGGTTCTGCAGCCGCCTCCCCCTctttttttgaactataattttgggcataccaaaatcttccaaggcatactgaatgaagacaaaaaaggttgtgaaatagcaaaatcagataaccccttaacccaaaatttttttaatggcaaatctgccctttacgtattagtgttaataatcttgattagtgattaaatattttgtttagtgattaaaataattttcagaattataagagttgtttagatgaaaaatttgaggaaaaaaaaatcaaagttttggtttggttaagaaggagagaaagagaaggagaaagtgagaaaattctaattcttgattcaatggaggatgaggagggtcatcattcatctaaaaaacctagaaaaatacatatcaactacaacaatgatccagaaatggctgatttcttagattatgagaatgattttacacccactcaaactcaagctcaaactcaaacacaaactcaagatgatgatttttatgagccaaatcctgatgatgaagacattgatgaggaacccaatgcttctaatacatagatacacttatatcctatacttaatctcacttctatagctctcaattatcaaaagttaggttttttgaatcatggttcggcgaaacaggttgaggttcggctcacatctatgagccgaatctaccaattgatgaacggttcggcttactgaatctgtttattgcatgtgccgaactgtttgctagacactagttccgcttatatgaaagtttcatagtaagccgaacaacatcctgaatagctcggaaaaaaataattaccggttcggcttatatttcgaaaatcgtatgagccgaacatcaatttgttattttttgggttaaaatattgttattggttcggcacatattgagaatatcgtaatagccgaacctcgttaatgtgctaggttcggcacatattatgattatcgaatacgtcgaacccctatgcatctctatctgtgactaggttcggcttgaaatttcatgaaatttcatgccgaactgttcatatacacttacaggaagtttttgtgaagaacagttcggctaaaaacgcaactcaattttgagccgaacccaacactgtaaccgtcatttaatcgatgaaaaacagcaaataggagattgggtttgtaaaacttgctttcttatcctcatttccggagttggagatgcagttggttcaatttctagttcaatttgtggttgattttcagtttctacaccttcatcttcaattggttcttcttcttcaattgatggattagaagacgatttggtttgcctagtccctgcttttctttgtaggagtcattatgtggttgagtttaatcgacgatcaaatttttacgaatcgacaattaatcacgatgatgaatttttttttcgcaggagggggaagagttcggctagaggaggaggaggaagaagagatggtaagggaaactgattttgattttttagaaaactgattttacatttttgtattaagggtatataggtaattgaactacccatagggtaccccttataaggtctcccaagatgggactatggttttgtatgcctagaaagattttggtatgcccaaaatcagggttccttTTTTTCGTCCCGAGAGAAATCTCTCCCTGTATATCTTGCTGCCAATCCACCGAAATAAGACATAAAACCTAGCAATCAtctgccaaggcccagtccattcgGGTCCACTACACAGCATCAATTTAGTCCTAACCACAGCACTGGATTCTTTTGAGACAGTTACCAAAGTTCGGTCACTGCCTAACTCCATTTCTTCTTAGTCCTTCAGAGAACCCAACTCACTTCGAACCACTAGCTCCTCCATTGACAGAGATCAACTTTCCTCCATCGACTGCGTGTATTGCTTCCCATTAGTTCTTCCTTGAACTTATCAATATGCACGCACGGTTCTCAATTTCACCGATCAGCTCCATGCAAAACATCTCAATCAACCACTAGTTGCAAGAGCTCAGCTAATCACCCACACAACACCATTCAACTCAGACAATCCCCACCAGTTTGGATCCAAGCTTTTGCTTCCAATCCATTCGAACATCCATACTTTGAATCAAAACAACACCAGCTTTTCTCTGTCGATAAATCCGGGCCATTGCACCTTTCATCATTTGTTGTTTTCTATTTAAGCTACACCACGAGCCGATAAGACTTCACCTGGGCTTCTTTCAATCATCTCCAGCAAATTATCGAACCACTAACGGTTGCTGCACAACATACGATACCCTTTTACATTTTCTCATGCGTCCTAGTGATGTAGAACAGACACCAGCAACTAAATTCCATTTCAATACAGCTCATCTCCCAttagaacaaacccatttgatttcagatCTTTAGTCTCATTATAATCCACTCaaatctcaaaccctagtttctgcCATTGATAaaaagttttcccgccaaaatttaaacattcaaaaggttgaagatgacctccccttatccaacagcggtgtccctttagcaatttggttACAAATCGGAtttcctggggtgcaaatagcaaattGTGGGCTACAAGAAGTAATTTTGGGTTGtaaataataaaatttctggggatgcctttaacactttttctgtgtgcctttagtaattttctccggaggTCCAAATAACCGCTTTTCGAACCGATTTCTCCATAAgaacttatttccttgaaaacacttaaaacaagtttattagaaaTAAAACGAGTCATAACTAATGTAATTATTGGAGTAAAAGCGTCGCACTTacatgcttatcaaattcccccacatttacattttgctagtcctcgagcagaaCAGAAAATGtatccgctaaacagctggatAACGGGTGATGTCTGCTAAACAACGAGACAGATCCGCTAAACAGCAAGACCGAAaaaaatgtctgctaaacagcaaaATGGGtccgctaaacagctagacagaaagaccTTCTAAGACTGAGTCTTATGGGCAATGCCCAAGGGCTTCCCAGACCAAAAAAGCGTGGCCAAAAGGGGTGATTCTCGCAAGGGTTCCCTAGTGTGCGGGAATCCCAGCGGGAAGAGTCTGGGGACGACTAATGGTTATCCATTCTCAAAAAGCAGATAACGGTTAGCCATTAACCGTTCTTGTGGAAAATAACGGTGAACCATTAACCGTTCCTGTGGAACGGCTAACCATTGGCCGTCTTTTCTTTCCTGGAACGGTTAATGACTAGCCGTTCCTTGACCTTTATTTGTTAACACTCCCTTTACACTCATTTGGAATTTAcgttttcttttatgatttctgGTTACAATGTACTCGTTTTGAGACTTGTTGGAGTAATATTTATTGTTCAGCTGTTAACAAACATAAATCAGTAACTAATAGTTGTGGCATTCAATTATTGTTAATAACCTATCAATCTTGCACAATTAATCTTAATTGAAAAGGAAATtggaaactagggttttaggttaAATTAGTTTACCTTTAAGGATTGGGTGGTCAAATCCCCTTCAAATCGATCCCAACTTCAAATTCACCCTTTGTTCCACAAACCCACACAAAAAATGGAAGAAAACGATGTTTGGAGATTTTTAATGGAGGGGGAAAGAAGAACTGTGGATGGAAAAAAACAACAGAAGAAGCAAAGAACTCTCTGTCGAGTTCTCTGGATGAATTTAGGATAAATAGTGGAACGGTTAATGGCTACCCGGTTCAATCGATTTTGACCGGTCAAGATAAGTAGAACGGTTAACCATTAACTGTTTCACTCAAAACGGTAGATTAATGACCGTTATATGGAGAACGGCTGATCAATGCCCGTTTTTTTCTCTCAAAATGGCTAACAATTAGCCGTCCCGGGAAGTCTCTGGGAAAAACCACAAGACCCAGGCCCTTCTCAGGCTGAGGTGTAAAGTGAGTTGGGAAGCCCTTGGGCATGTCCATAAGACCCAGTCTAAACAGCTggaccatttttttattttttatttttaaaaccgtGCAAGAAAATGCCCTACAATAGactcgctcaacagctggtcatattaTGCAAAAAGTTAACTACTCCCTcacacttaaatctaacattgtcctcaatgtttccaatgaaaGCACAGTACTAAAAGtgaagtaacatgaggaatcagtaaagagatcagaaagatagtacctggatgaagcaTAGCAATTCTTCCGTGGGGAACAAGAAAGAGAATTTCACAAATTTACAACAAGAGTTTGGGTTGCCTCCCATAAAGCGCTAAGTTtagtgtcttcagccagactttgtTACCCGTTAAAAATTAATCCTGGTAGAGAGGATCTCTCAGCTCCGATTCTTCTATTACTGGGTAACTCCAAGAATGGTTTCAACCGTTGACCGTTAACCTTGAAAGTTTCTCCGTTCTTaggattttcaacttcaactgcaccatgaggaattttttttttgataaagtatGGTCCGGTCCACCGAGACCTCAATttaccagggaaaagatgtaggCGAGAATTGTAAatgagaactttttgacctggttcAAATGTTTTTCGAATAATCGATTtatcatgaaatatttttgttttctccttATAAATTTTCGCACTCTGGTAAGAATCATTAcgaatttcttctaactcattaagTTGCAGTCTACGGTGATCACCAGCAGTAGATAGGTCAAAGTTTAGCCATTTAATGACCCAATAAGCTCGGTGTTCTAATTCTACAGGCAAGTGGCAGGCTTTACCGAGGACAAGTCTATACGGAGACATCCCAAGTGGAGTCTTAAAAGAGGTTCGGTAAGCCCACAATGCTTCTACTAAGCGCAGAGACCAATCCTTTCGGGTAGGGTTTACGGTCTTTTCTAAAATCTGTTTGATTGCCTATTAGATACTTCTACTTGGCCACAAGTTTGTGGGTGGTAAGGTGTAGAAACCTTATGGGTAATGGAGTATTTCTTCATGAGAATCTCAAAATACCGGTTACAAAAatgggaacctccatcactaatgattGCTCTAGGCATACCAAATCGAGAGAAAATATTATCTCTAACAAACTTGATCACAACGTGGCGATCGTTTGTCTTGGTAGATATTGCTTCAAACCACTTAGAAACATAGTCAACAACTAATAAGATGTAAAAGTTGCCacaagaattgacaaaagggcctaTAAAATCTATACCCTacacatcaaatatttctattattagtaTAGGACTAAGTGGCATCATATTACGTCGGGTCAACTTCCCTAacttttgacatctatcacaactttgacaaaataggtgggagtccttaaacaGAGTTGGCCAATAAAGACCGGATTGCAAAACCTTCGCAGCTgttttcttagaactaaagtgaccCCACAAGCTCCAGAATGACAAAAAGTCAGGACACTGGAGATTTCGTTGTCAGGAATACAACGACGGATGATCTGATCAGGGCAGTATTtaaataagtatggatcatcccagaaAAAGTATTTAACCTCAGACAAGAATTTAGCTCTATCCTGTTTAGACCAATGGTCGGGCATTTGACCGGTTACCAAATAATTCACAATATCTGCGAACCAGGGTAACAAagagatggaaaataattattcatCAGGGAACGTGTCAAGGATCGGTCTCTCATCATCTCTAGTTTTATCAAGGATACGGGATAAATGGTCACCTACTACATTTTCAGGCCCTTTCTTATCATGAATATCTAGAGTAAATTCTTGGAACAATAATACATATCTGATCAGCCGAGGTTTTGAGTCCTTCTTTGAAAGGAGATATTTGAGTGCCGCATGATCAGAATAAACTATGACCTTAAACCCTAggagatatgatctaaatttctccAAAGCGAAAACGATGGCTAACATTTATTTCTCAGTGGTTGTATAATTCAACtgggcatcgtttagggtcctactagcataataaatcacactagGTGCTTTATCACGTCGTTGGCCAAGGAcaacaccaaccgcataatcagacgcatcacacatgagttcaaatgggaggttccaatcgggtggttggaTAATAGGGGGAGAAGTCAACAATGAATTTAGCTTCTCAAAAGCCGCAACACAGGCTTCATAAAATACATAGGCAGTATCTTTAGCAAGTAGGTTTGACAGGGGTAAAGCAATCttactaaagtctttgatgaaacgtctataaaatccagcatggcaaagaaaagatctaacatctgttacattcttaggtggtcttaattttgaaattagttCAACCTTGTCtttatcaacttctattcccttagaggataccacatgtcctaacactattccagatttaaccataaaatgacacttttcccaattaaggACTAAGTTATTTTCTTTACAACGTTCTAGAACTAGTGTAAGGTGGTGCAAACATTCATCGAAAGAGGATCCAAAAACCGAGAAATCGTCCATAAAGGCCTCGAGAAATCGCTCGACCATGTCCGAAAAGATACTTAGCATGCAACGTTGGAATgttgcgggtgcattacacaacccacaAGGCATACGCCtgtaagcaaaagtaccaaatggacatgtgaaggtttttttctcttggtcctccaatgctataggaatttggttataaccagaatatccatctaaGAAACAATAATGGCTGTGGCCAGCTAATCTTTCTAACATCTGGTCGATGAATGGTAGGGGAAAGTGTTCTTTCCTAGAGGTTGAGTTCAGCTTACGGTAGTCTATACATACTCTCCACCCGGTAGTAACACGGGTAGGGATCAATTCATTATTCTCATTCGCAACTATTGTAATCCTAGACTTCTTTGGGACAACCTGGACATGACTGACCCATTTACTGTCAGATatggggtatatgatacccgcatctaaTAATTTGAGCACCTCAGTGcgaacaacttctttcatattaggattCAAACGTCTCTGCATTTCTCTTAAAGTCTTGACACCTTCTTCTAGATAGATGTGGTGCATACAATCAACATAACTAATTCCTTTCAAATCTTCTATAGTCCACCCTATTGCAGTCTTGTGCTCTCAGAGAACACTAACtagtctactttcctgatcatGCTCTAAGTCAGAGGTAATTATGTAAGGAAGAGTATTTTCACTACCAAGAAATACATATTTCGGTGTATATGGCAGCGAATTTAATTCAAGGGTGGGTGCCTTGACTGATGGTGGTAGGGGTTTATCTACGGTCGGCGTAAGAGGTTCTGGTTTACGCTGCCATTTTCAATAATTCATTACTGGCGCAGAATCTAACAACGCATTAACTTCTTCAAAatgactatcctcatcatagtaggCTCCAAAGTGGGCCAAGCACGCCTCTAAAGGATCACTAACACTATTGGTGGTAAAGGTATTCTCAACGAGAGAATCAATCATGCATATAGACTCATTGTGTTCGAGGTACGGTGGGGCTTGTAACGCCTTAAAAACGTTCACTGAGATTTTCTGAttcccaaaggaaaattctactaGGCCAGTTTGACAATGTATGACCGCATTTGCAGTGGCTCAAAATGGACGACCTAGGATGATTGGGATATTGATATCTTGACGAGAGACGGGTTGAGTGTCCAAAATCACAAAGTCAACTGGATAGATAAAGTTTTCTACCTGAACCAAAACGTCTTCAATAATTCCACGTGGGATTTTGACTGACCTATCGGATAACTGTAGTGTTATCCGAGTTAGTTTCATCTTACCTAGTCCAAGTTGTTCATATACCGAGAACGGTAAAAGATTCACACTAGCCCCAAGATCTAATAGAGCATTGTCTATCGTGTGTTTACCTATGACACATGTGACAGTAGGACAACCAGGATCTTTAAATTTGACCGGGTACTTTTGTGAGATTATGGAACTAACTTGTTGGGTAAAAAACGCCTTTTTGTGGACACTCGCGTCTCTCTTGACAGTACACATCTCTTTTAGGAACTTGACCATAGTCGGTACATGTTTAATTTCATCTAACAAGGGAAGGTTAATCTTAACTTTCTTAAAGATGTCTAGGATTTCAGCATATGTACTAGGCTTTTTCTTAGCGAGTCTCTGAGGAAATGGTGAAGGTTGTATGTACACTCTCTCAGGGGTAGCTTCCTCACTTGGACGCTTGGCACTCTCAAGATCATTAGAGTCTTTAGACGAAGTTTGGTCAACCTCGGTCTCTTTTTCAGCTGGATTACTATCCTTAGGTGGTTCTACCGACTTCTCTgatgttttaccactcctaagggtgataACTGCTTTGACATGTTTGTTATGATTAGAACTACTGGCCCATTAACCTGGTTAACTCCTTTTGGATTCGGAGTCGGTTGGCT
The nucleotide sequence above comes from Papaver somniferum cultivar HN1 chromosome 8, ASM357369v1, whole genome shotgun sequence. Encoded proteins:
- the LOC113305756 gene encoding uncharacterized protein LOC113305756; this translates as MKVNFQAVITLRSGKTSEKSVEPPKDSNPAEKETEVDQTSSKDSNDLESAKRPSEEATPERVYIQPSPFPQRLAKKKPSTYAEILDIFKKVKINLPLLDEIKHVPTMVKFLKEMCTVKRDASVHKKAFFTQQVSSIISQKYPVKFKDPGCPTVTCVIGKHTIDNALLDLGASVNLLPFSVYEQLGLGKMKLTRITLQLSDRSVKIPRGIIEDVLVQVENFIYPVDFVILDTQPVSRQDINIPIILGRPF